The Pseudomonas sp. IAC-BECa141 genome contains the following window.
CGTGCTGTATTACCTGACGCTGTGGTTCCCGCAGCACTTCCGTGGCCGCATCACTTCGATGCTGTTCCTGGCCTCGGCGTTTGCCGGATTGGTCGGCGCGCCGTTCTCCGGACTGGTGCTGGAACACCTCGACGGCGTGCTGCAAATGCGCGGCTGGCACTGGTTGTTCCTGCTTGGCGGTGTGCCGTGCGTCGGTCTGGGTTTTCTGGTGCTGACCTTGCTCAAGGACCGCATCGAGGACGCTCACTGGCTGACCCCGGATGAGAAAAAACTGTTGGCCAGCCGCATCGCCCATCACGAACCGCACAAGAGTGGCGGTTCGTTGCTGGCGGCGCTGAAGATTCCGGGTTTCCTGACGCTGGGGCTGATCTACTTCCTGATCCAGGTCGCGTCCTACGGCCTGAATTTCTGGGCTCCGCAACTGATCCGCAGTGCCGGCACCGAAAGCCCGGTGATGATCGGTCTGCTGACCTCGATTCCTTACGTTTGCGGTGCGATCAGCATGGTGGTGATCGGTCGTCTGTCAGATGCCACGGGGGAGCGGCGCAAGTTTGTCGCGGGGCTGGTGGTTGTCGGCGCCATCGGCTTCTTCAGTGCGGGGATTTTCGCCAGCCACACCACGTTCCTGATCGTCGCCCTTGGATTGCTGGGCGCCGGGATCATCGCGTCGATTCCGAGTTTCTGGACCCTGCCACCGAAGTTGCTGGCCGGCGCTGGAGCCGGTGCGGCGGGCGGGATTGCGGTGATCAACACCCTGGGGCAGTTCGGCGGCATCGTCAGCCCGGTAATGGTCGGCCGGATCAGGGATCTGACCGGCAGCACCACACCGGCGTTGTATGTCATCGGCGTGGCGGCGCTGATCGCGGCGGCGTTGCTGTTGTGGGGCTTGCCGCAGAAGCTGCGCACGCTGGACAAGTACTGAGATCACGGGCTGGTCGTTCTTGTAACGCGAACGATCAGCTCGCCGCTGACAGGGACCTGGCAGCCGAGTCACCAAACTGAATCAGCACCACTCCAGCCATCAACAACACCGCGCCGAACAGGCGCGGCAAGGTCAGATGTTTCTCCACCAATCCGAACAGGCCAAAGTGATCCAGCACGATTGACGTGATCATTTGCCCGGCCAGGGCCAGCGCCAGAAATCCCGACGCCCCCAACTTTGG
Protein-coding sequences here:
- a CDS encoding MFS transporter; this encodes MSLNVMEAGASPSVDHDAEKALVSKVAWRLMPLIMVCYLFAFFDRINISFAKFQLQADLSLSDTAYGLGAGLFVVGYVLFEVPSNMMLYKVGARRWIARIMMSWGVATALMVFVTSEWQFYVLRFLIGAMEAGFAPGVLYYLTLWFPQHFRGRITSMLFLASAFAGLVGAPFSGLVLEHLDGVLQMRGWHWLFLLGGVPCVGLGFLVLTLLKDRIEDAHWLTPDEKKLLASRIAHHEPHKSGGSLLAALKIPGFLTLGLIYFLIQVASYGLNFWAPQLIRSAGTESPVMIGLLTSIPYVCGAISMVVIGRLSDATGERRKFVAGLVVVGAIGFFSAGIFASHTTFLIVALGLLGAGIIASIPSFWTLPPKLLAGAGAGAAGGIAVINTLGQFGGIVSPVMVGRIRDLTGSTTPALYVIGVAALIAAALLLWGLPQKLRTLDKY